The Dehalococcoidia bacterium genome has a window encoding:
- a CDS encoding zinc-ribbon domain containing protein has product MAFEDKTLVCRDCSKEFTFTAGEQEFYESRGLLNQPGRCPDCRREKRRGNSGGFQGPREKHKAVCAQCGTECEVPFEPRGDRPVYCNECFTSMRNTRS; this is encoded by the coding sequence ATGGCATTTGAAGACAAGACCTTGGTGTGCCGCGACTGCAGTAAGGAGTTCACTTTTACTGCAGGGGAACAGGAATTCTACGAATCTCGCGGGCTCCTGAACCAACCCGGCCGCTGCCCAGACTGTCGGCGTGAGAAGAGGCGAGGGAACTCAGGTGGCTTTCAAGGGCCACGAGAAAAGCACAAAGCCGTGTGCGCACAGTGTGGAACTGAATGCGAAGTTCCTTTTGAGCCTAGAGGAGATCGACCGGTATACTGCAATGAGTGCTTTACCAGCATGAGAAACACTCGCAGTTAG
- a CDS encoding acetyl-CoA acetyltransferase, with product MESIKDKVAIIGAGCTPFGEKWESNWDDLVIDAATEASQDAGIEIKDIDAFWGCTQNTVAFATCVSHPLKIQYKPVGKVENACGTGTEGLRMACYAVAAKIFDTVMVVGFEKLKDTGYAGLGGTQTYVVGPNPPTAVPGLYAQAALAYFHRYGLSPKDGKEMLAKIAVKSHYAGSLAPKAHLQKVITLEMAMNAPILAWPLGLFDCCAVSDGGAAVVVTRGDLAKNFRPDPVYIKAIQCLIGPGDGAVKDDYDFSHFPEDYHFAQTLFKEAGIKDPRKEISSIEMHDCFTIAEAISLEDFGISGRGKVKEDIDAGFFDLKGGGIPVNADGGLKCFGHPVGATGLRQIYEQYKQLQGKANLPERQHKDPKLMMTHCRGGYPTQALPIGTILGN from the coding sequence TTGGAGAGCATTAAAGATAAAGTAGCCATCATTGGTGCGGGCTGCACCCCCTTCGGCGAGAAATGGGAGAGTAACTGGGATGACCTGGTCATCGATGCCGCAACCGAGGCTTCCCAAGATGCAGGGATAGAGATCAAGGATATCGATGCTTTTTGGGGCTGCACTCAGAACACGGTTGCCTTTGCAACATGTGTCTCCCACCCGCTCAAAATTCAATACAAACCAGTGGGCAAAGTGGAGAATGCCTGCGGCACCGGAACCGAGGGCCTGAGAATGGCTTGCTATGCCGTGGCAGCCAAGATATTCGATACGGTTATGGTCGTAGGTTTTGAGAAGTTGAAAGATACCGGCTATGCGGGATTGGGCGGTACGCAGACATATGTTGTGGGACCCAATCCTCCAACCGCTGTTCCTGGGCTATATGCCCAAGCCGCATTGGCGTATTTCCACAGGTATGGCCTCTCTCCCAAGGACGGAAAGGAAATGCTGGCCAAAATCGCAGTAAAGAGCCATTATGCCGGTTCTTTAGCCCCCAAAGCCCACCTCCAGAAAGTCATCACACTGGAAATGGCGATGAATGCTCCTATCCTGGCTTGGCCTTTGGGTCTGTTCGACTGCTGCGCGGTAAGCGATGGAGGGGCGGCCGTGGTCGTCACCCGGGGCGATTTAGCCAAGAACTTCAGGCCTGACCCGGTCTATATCAAGGCCATTCAGTGCCTCATCGGCCCTGGCGATGGCGCAGTCAAGGATGACTATGATTTCAGCCACTTCCCCGAGGATTATCATTTCGCACAGACCCTCTTTAAAGAGGCCGGAATCAAGGACCCCCGCAAGGAAATCAGCAGCATCGAAATGCATGACTGTTTCACCATAGCTGAAGCAATCTCTCTGGAGGACTTCGGCATCAGCGGACGAGGCAAGGTCAAGGAAGATATCGACGCCGGTTTCTTCGACCTGAAAGGCGGCGGAATACCGGTCAACGCGGATGGCGGCCTGAAATGCTTCGGGCACCCGGTGGGAGCAACCGGTCTCAGGCAAATATATGAGCAGTACAAGCAGCTTCAGGGTAAGGCGAATCTTCCTGAGCGGCAGCACAAGGATCCGAAGCTGATGATGACTCACTGCCGCGGTGGTTATCCAACCCAGGCCTTGCCGATCGGGACGATTCTGGGCAATTAA
- a CDS encoding 3-oxoacyl-[acyl-carrier-protein] synthase III C-terminal domain-containing protein, translated as MAGIVSFGGYIPLTRMDRAVIGQAWGTGAMPGEKAVANYDEDSVTMSVAACLDCIGDMDRQKIDGVFVATTTSPYQEKQIAAIIAKAIDLRSDALTADYTGSLRGSTLALKAAMDAVENGPAKQILVVAADCRIGAAQGQRELAFGDGAAAVMVGKSGVIAKPLCAHSVYSEMLDVWRTDEDHFVKAWEDRFIIDKGYMIAMTAAIGKVMKDCQLMPNQIAKAVLYNPDARSAQGLAKAIKLDPKTQLQDSFFKQTGNTGAAQTLITLVAALETAKSGDKMLVVSYGDGADAFVFEVTEEIANNKGKGGVTKYLGTKKMVKNYEAYAKMRGLIQMEGGSRPPETRPSAVILWRTSKQELALYGSQCKKCGKRQFPVQRVCAYCQAKDDYDPCRFSDKKGTLVTYTMDNMGMKATDVPPVIASVINFEGGGRHWGQMTDCDVTKIQIGMPLVMTFRKMYQVDGVPVYSWKTKPAS; from the coding sequence ATGGCTGGAATAGTTTCCTTTGGTGGGTATATACCCCTGACTCGAATGGATAGAGCTGTGATCGGCCAGGCTTGGGGCACTGGTGCAATGCCTGGCGAGAAAGCTGTAGCCAATTATGATGAAGATAGCGTCACGATGAGTGTGGCTGCATGCTTGGATTGTATCGGCGATATGGATCGCCAGAAGATTGACGGTGTGTTTGTGGCCACTACCACCTCACCGTACCAGGAAAAACAGATCGCGGCCATAATCGCCAAAGCGATAGACTTGCGTTCCGATGCTCTCACCGCCGACTATACAGGCTCTTTGAGAGGAAGCACGCTGGCTCTAAAGGCAGCAATGGATGCTGTTGAGAACGGCCCAGCCAAACAGATATTGGTGGTGGCGGCCGACTGTCGGATTGGAGCCGCCCAGGGACAGCGCGAGCTGGCGTTCGGAGACGGGGCTGCCGCCGTGATGGTGGGAAAATCCGGCGTGATAGCGAAGCCCCTGTGCGCTCATAGCGTGTACAGCGAAATGCTGGATGTATGGCGGACAGATGAAGACCATTTTGTCAAGGCATGGGAAGACCGATTCATCATCGACAAAGGATATATGATCGCGATGACTGCGGCCATCGGCAAAGTGATGAAGGATTGCCAGTTAATGCCCAATCAAATCGCCAAGGCAGTTCTATACAACCCGGATGCCCGCAGTGCTCAAGGCTTGGCAAAGGCAATAAAGCTGGATCCAAAGACTCAGCTGCAAGACTCGTTCTTCAAGCAGACGGGAAATACCGGGGCAGCACAGACGCTGATCACTCTGGTGGCAGCTCTGGAGACAGCCAAATCCGGCGATAAAATGCTGGTGGTAAGCTATGGAGACGGTGCAGATGCTTTCGTCTTCGAGGTGACCGAGGAGATAGCCAACAACAAGGGAAAAGGCGGCGTCACGAAGTACCTCGGAACCAAGAAGATGGTCAAGAACTATGAAGCCTATGCCAAGATGCGAGGGCTTATTCAGATGGAAGGCGGTTCCCGTCCTCCGGAGACCAGACCCTCAGCGGTGATCCTGTGGCGCACCAGCAAGCAAGAATTGGCGCTTTATGGTTCACAGTGCAAGAAGTGCGGCAAAAGACAATTTCCTGTACAGAGGGTATGCGCCTATTGCCAGGCCAAGGATGATTACGACCCTTGCCGTTTCTCTGATAAGAAAGGCACCTTGGTCACCTACACTATGGATAACATGGGCATGAAGGCAACCGATGTTCCGCCAGTGATCGCTAGCGTGATCAATTTCGAAGGGGGCGGAAGGCATTGGGGTCAGATGACCGACTGTGACGTGACCAAGATCCAAATCGGCATGCCGCTGGTTATGACATTCCGAAAAATGTATCAGGTTGACGGTGTTCCCGTCTACTCCTGGAAAACCAAACCGGCTAGCTAA
- a CDS encoding DUF503 domain-containing protein translates to MNVGVLRLKLHMPENGSLKGKRQVLKSITSRVQNKFNVSIAEVDDNDLWQLMTLGVVCVGNDGRYVNEVLSKVATFIETVRGDAEILDYEIEILHAL, encoded by the coding sequence ATGAATGTTGGGGTACTGCGCCTGAAACTTCATATGCCTGAAAATGGGTCGCTCAAGGGCAAACGTCAGGTTTTGAAGTCGATCACCAGCCGGGTGCAAAACAAATTTAATGTGTCCATAGCGGAGGTCGATGACAACGATCTCTGGCAATTAATGACGCTGGGCGTTGTTTGCGTAGGCAACGACGGACGTTATGTGAATGAGGTCCTTTCCAAGGTGGCAACGTTTATTGAGACCGTCAGAGGAGATGCAGAGATCCTGGACTATGAGATCGAGATTCTGCATGCTCTCTGA